In a genomic window of Hyphomonas sp.:
- the astD gene encoding succinylglutamate-semialdehyde dehydrogenase, with protein MMDAVWIDGTWQGGNGPVQKNLCPATGEIVWEGASADAGDVARAVESARRAYAGWSRTPQSERTAILEAYAEEIGKRSDRIAEVISRDMGKALWESRAEAATMKAKVAVSVQAQVERAGAKAMEAAFGSMHLTHRAHGVMAVYGPFNFPGHLPNGHIVPALLAGNSCVFKPSELAPGVAAIMAEAFEAAGLPPGVLNIVQGGRETGGALLNEDINGLLFTGSAHTGVFFHKHFAGRPDVILALEMGGNNPLIIWDPADVDAAADIAAQSAFLTTGQRCSCARRVILPEGKFGDQVVEAIVARAKGLKIGAWDEDGIFMGPLVSEQAAANATEFQAMLSRKGGKSLRRLKRMDRGGGFVTAGVIDVTDANDIPDEELFGPLMQVIRVKDFDAALTRASATRYGLSGGLISDDDMLWIRAHSEMRAGILNRNRPTAGASGAMPFGGPGLSGNFRPGAYYAADYCAWPQASQVSPTAARMSAQGFPE; from the coding sequence ATGATGGATGCCGTATGGATTGACGGAACCTGGCAGGGCGGCAATGGCCCGGTACAGAAGAACCTTTGTCCGGCAACGGGCGAAATCGTCTGGGAGGGTGCCAGCGCTGATGCGGGCGATGTGGCGCGTGCGGTGGAGAGTGCGCGGCGGGCCTATGCCGGCTGGTCGCGGACCCCGCAAAGCGAGCGAACCGCCATTCTCGAGGCCTATGCCGAGGAGATCGGCAAGCGCAGCGACCGGATCGCCGAAGTGATCAGCCGCGACATGGGCAAGGCGCTCTGGGAATCCCGGGCCGAGGCGGCAACCATGAAAGCGAAAGTGGCGGTGTCTGTGCAGGCACAGGTAGAGCGCGCCGGGGCGAAAGCCATGGAAGCCGCGTTCGGATCCATGCACCTGACGCATCGGGCGCATGGCGTCATGGCCGTCTACGGACCGTTCAATTTTCCGGGCCATTTGCCGAACGGCCATATCGTGCCGGCACTGCTGGCGGGGAACAGCTGTGTGTTCAAGCCGTCCGAACTGGCGCCGGGCGTCGCCGCCATCATGGCGGAGGCCTTCGAAGCCGCCGGCCTGCCGCCGGGTGTGCTGAACATTGTGCAGGGTGGCCGGGAGACGGGCGGCGCATTGCTGAACGAGGACATCAACGGCCTGCTGTTCACCGGTTCTGCACATACGGGCGTCTTCTTTCACAAGCATTTCGCCGGACGGCCGGATGTGATCCTGGCGCTGGAGATGGGCGGCAACAATCCGCTGATCATCTGGGATCCGGCTGATGTGGACGCCGCAGCAGACATTGCGGCGCAATCGGCCTTCCTGACGACCGGGCAGAGATGCTCCTGTGCCAGAAGAGTCATCCTGCCCGAGGGCAAGTTCGGCGATCAGGTGGTCGAAGCCATCGTGGCGCGCGCCAAGGGACTGAAAATCGGGGCCTGGGATGAGGACGGCATCTTCATGGGGCCGCTCGTGTCCGAGCAGGCAGCCGCCAATGCCACCGAGTTTCAGGCCATGCTGTCCAGGAAGGGCGGCAAGAGTTTGCGCCGGCTGAAACGGATGGACCGGGGCGGCGGGTTCGTCACGGCGGGTGTGATCGACGTGACCGATGCGAATGACATTCCGGACGAGGAATTGTTCGGGCCGTTGATGCAGGTGATCCGGGTGAAGGATTTCGATGCCGCGCTCACCCGCGCGAGTGCGACCCGGTACGGTCTTTCCGGAGGACTGATCAGCGATGACGACATGTTGTGGATCCGCGCCCATTCGGAAATGCGGGCCGGTATCCTGAACCGCAACCGGCCAACGGCTGGCGCGAGCGGCGCGATGCCATTCGGCGGCCCGGGCCTGTCAGGGAATTTCCGGCCCGGCGCGTATTATGCCGCAGATTACTGTGCGTGGCCCCAGGCGAGCCAGGTGTCTCCCACAGCCGCCCGCATGTCGGCTCAGGGATTTCCGGAATAG